In Cryptomeria japonica chromosome 5, Sugi_1.0, whole genome shotgun sequence, the genomic window CGCACCCTTTCCTTCTTTCACACATATCCTTAATCGGTGACAATTAGAACATTATCATGCCACTTTAGATATCGATTTGTCAATGGATTAACATCTATTTTGCTGTTTATGATCGACTTACTGTTGTAATATCGATTACTTTATTCATCAACTAAAATACACGTACTACTTGGTATTTTTAATATCTTCTTAGACCTGATTaatgatattgtcttgtaattgcATCGTAGATATAATTATTGTAATTGGATGATAGTTTTCATGCTTGAAGATCCTTTGCCATTTGACCTTTTTATGTTTATTAGAATAATATTtgcatattttattattaatggtcaatattgtatttTTAGTATAATCTTAGTTAGATTAGATTCTTTCTAATTTTGTCTTTTGTCTACGATTGTTTCTAATGGAAACATCATCTATGTAATTGCTATATGTACAtctttattctttcaataaattatcACAATTACCATTGTAACATGTATCAAAGCGGGAGACGAATTTTTGAAATAAACCCTCTTTAAGTTTTTTTGTGGGGGCTTAACTCTTTTTTCATGGCCTTGCCACACAATTGGTTTTCTATTTTTTGTCGCAGGTTTGTAGGGTGGCTCCTAGTCTCTGCACAAGGTTTTGTCTGCATGTTATCTACACACATCCCGAAGGCTTTTCGTCTATTGtattttgtgtgtgcttgcatgaCGGGTTATTCAATGACACTATTTGACCTGCGACGACTGTGGTTAGTTGCGTCAGGTTGTCTCCGTCTTTTTACCTACAATGCCTTCAACCTGTATTTGTTGTGACCGGATTCAGCCTCTGTGATGAGGTTCAACACTGTGTTTGCTCTCTTGGTTTCCACAACGAGATTTTTCTCTACTCAAATATTTACCCTCTACTCGTGGCATCTACTTTCAATAACGGATTTGTCCAATTGTTCTCACCACGGGTTCACTTCATTTTTCTTGCATTAcaacatcatttttttttattttttgattggtGTTTGCTTCTTTGACCTACAACCTTTCTTTTCTCTATGCATTTCTTTCAACTCGCGACTGGTATTTTGTCGCAACTGGTGTTTTGGCAATATCTGTGGGTTTTTTAACCCGCAGCAACTTGCCTCAGATTATTTGCCTTAGAATTTATGCTTCAGAATCACAACCTTACATTTTCTATGTATTGGGATTTGTGCCTTAAGTTTCATGCAATCAGCATTTGACTATTCTTTTGTTTACCTCGATTTTTGTGCCTCCACAAGTGTAAAAGATGGCATTTTTTACCAACATTATGTTGGAAGGCAATCGAAAATTTAACAACCGCAACTACAACACCTAGAAGCAGCGAATAATGACGATTTTTGAGTATCAGTGCCTTGACCAGATTGTTCTAGGCAAGTCTACTCGTCCTACAATGGTGGGTCAAGATCAACACAAATTTGATGAGCGGAATCGAGAAGCCGCGATGCTTATTAAATTGTTAGTCACCGATGATTAGCGGCCTCAAGTACCCTCTAGCAAGACAACTGCCAAAATATGGGATCATTAGAAAGACCTACATGAAACGTCCAACAAGAGCCATGTGTTCTTTCTGAAGAACATACTTTTCTCAATCATGATAAATGAAAGGATGTCTCTATAGGAGCATCTCACAAAAATCAAGGACATCCATGATGAGTTGGACGCAATTGATCGGAAGATGGAGGAATAAGACATGCTAGTCATCAATCTGAAAAGTCTACCAAAGTCTTATGAGCACTTTATTAAGATGCTCAACATTACCTCAACTAATGTTGACTTGAAGTTTTCAGATTTTCGCACCAAACTTCTGCAGTGGGATCGATGGAGACAGCAGTTAGATAGcggctaagtcacaaggttcgaattcgatggccatgaaattcgacaagggaaaaatttgaagaaaaaaaatccgattaaattcgccttatataattttgtttatttttaaatatatgtatacttctaataaattatcaaaatagctTAACATTACTAAATAGATTTGAATTCATAATAAAAAGAtggcacatttataaaatataaacgaTAAGAAACATGTGAAATCACGATTGCGAAGGTGTTTTCTTTTCAAAAAGTTACAATAAAAAGTGAAGACTTTCGAACTTCAAAAAAGctctaagtcatcaagagcacttggctCAAATGGTGTAGCATAAACCATAAGAAACATGTGAAATCACGATTGCGAAGatgttttcttttcaaaaaattacaataaaagGTTAAGACTTTAGAACTTCAAAAAAGctctaagtcatcaagagcacttggctCAGATGGTGTAGCATCATCATCTGTATCACTATCCAATTACTCATCAAGAAAGTCAGGCTCATCTGCAACTGACACTTCTATGTCTTGTGGAATGCTTTGTTGTGAAGAAGATGTGGAGTCACTTGTTGATTTGTACATGAACAATTTCAAATTGCTGCGAACgtagacaagatctcccaactttccagacaacaatttgttcctcttcttggaatggatgtggtcaaagcaactccaattcctctcacaagctgatgaaTTTTCTCCCTGACTCGGTATTCTAATGGAAAAGCGTTGAAGTTCAGTAGTTTGTGCTCCATAGCTCATCCACCATCTATAACTAGGTACCGCATCTCGTTTCATATCATATTTGGCTCCTGCTAGTCCAAACAACCCTTCTACTCTCTTGTATAGCCAACTTTGGTCTCTAATTAGACATGCAATTGCTGGATATAGTTCAAATTTGCTAATGGCTTCATGAACCCCTACCATAATTTCAAAATCATCTTGTCGATCAATATGAAACAGCTTAGGCTCCAAATAGCAAGCTACTAcatgtaaaggtgtgtgcatcattttccatctgGAATCAACTGCTTCCCATATCTCCATGTACTCAGCATCTACTTTATTTAGTACTTCCCATATCTCCATGTACTCAGCACCTACTTTATTTAGTACTCTTTGAATAGCTTCCTTACAACGATCCATGCTTTCTtaaagcatgccaaggcaaggtTTGTCACTATCAACCATACGAAGCACATCAATAATTGGCTTACATATACTCAAAACCTTTGTTCCACTTTCCCAAAAGTTGTTATTTAAAacaattttctctatgttcttgcCCTTGTCACTTTTAGAAAGCGCTGaattttcccactcattggaacaaACAACAGATCTCAAAGCtgctttcttcaacaactcttttcaaagtgatataaaatgaagCAAATCTTGTGTCACAAGGCCTTAACAACTCCCTAGATGCATGTTGCCTGTAAAGACTCAATGTGAGACGATGATTTCTTATTAAGTTTGCAATTGCTCTCCCTCTATTAATTGCTTCATGTATCCATGGAAACTTAGCCAAATCATGAAGCAACAAATCCAAACAATGTGTTGCACAAAGACTCCAATATATTTGTGGGTATTTCTCAACAATTAGATTTCCAGCTCCCACACAATTTGCTGCACTGTCAGTTACCACTTTAATCACATtttccttctctacttcaagaatggcttcctctaatatttgaaaTATGTATTCAAAAGTTTTCTTGTGGTTCATGGTGTCAATCACTTTCAAGAATGTAACACCTTCAGGGCAA contains:
- the LOC131875823 gene encoding uncharacterized protein LOC131875823, which encodes MSSSSSLPKATWASEESGTLKSLWKLVEKQQVDDTLADLFYTSAIPFNVARNLHFRNAIQKVAEFGTGYTPPTSEAFRTSLLERSKERVTEKLVEVKASWKAIGCTIWSDGWLEICQRPLINVLVACPEGVTFLKVIDTMNHKKTFEYIFQILEEAILEVEKENVIKVVTDSAANCVGAGNLIVEKYPQIYWSLCATHCLDLLLHDLAKFPWIHEAINRGRAIANLIRNHRLTLSLYRQHASRELLRPCDTRFASFYITLKRVVEESSFEICCLFQ